In Magnetospirillum sp. XM-1, a single window of DNA contains:
- the murI gene encoding glutamate racemase, whose translation MTSQHGHTVFTSFDAIPATYPVGIFDSGVGGLTIAAAIRRTMPDEKLLYLGDVARQPYGTKSPRTVTRYAVQASEFLVEKGIKALVVACNTASAVALGAISERFPGLPVLGVVEAGADGAARASARGRIVVAATEGTCRSEAYERAIAQRRQDARVRCIPCPLFVALAEEGLTDGPIVESVARHYLGSLFDGSEGGDCLVLGCTHFPLLAPVLARLAGPGVTLVDCAEATSSMLVRLLKGREAPKGGGGGLQLISTDAPERFARMVGKLFPAMGPSPAVELADL comes from the coding sequence ATGACTTCACAACACGGACATACAGTGTTCACCTCATTCGATGCTATACCAGCGACATATCCGGTGGGAATTTTCGACTCCGGGGTGGGGGGGCTGACCATTGCCGCAGCCATTCGACGCACCATGCCCGACGAAAAGCTGCTCTATCTGGGCGACGTGGCCCGCCAGCCCTATGGCACCAAATCGCCGCGAACCGTGACACGCTATGCGGTCCAGGCTTCTGAATTTCTGGTTGAGAAGGGCATCAAGGCGCTGGTGGTGGCCTGCAACACCGCCTCGGCGGTGGCGCTGGGCGCCATTTCAGAGCGCTTTCCCGGCCTGCCGGTCCTCGGCGTGGTCGAAGCGGGCGCCGACGGCGCGGCGCGGGCCTCGGCCCGGGGACGCATCGTGGTCGCCGCCACGGAAGGGACCTGCCGCTCCGAAGCCTACGAGCGCGCCATCGCCCAGCGCCGCCAGGACGCCCGGGTCCGTTGCATCCCCTGCCCGCTGTTCGTCGCCCTGGCCGAGGAGGGGCTGACCGACGGCCCCATCGTCGAGAGCGTAGCACGCCACTACCTGGGCTCGCTGTTCGACGGCAGCGAGGGGGGCGACTGCCTGGTCCTGGGCTGCACCCATTTCCCGCTGCTGGCTCCGGTCCTGGCGCGCCTCGCCGGGCCAGGCGTCACCCTGGTGGATTGCGCCGAGGCGACCTCGTCCATGCTGGTCCGGCTTCTGAAAGGGCGCGAAGCCCCGAAGGGCGGCGGCGGCGGCCTGCAGTTGATTTCAACCGACGCGCCGGAGCGCTTCGCCCGCATGGTGGGCAAGCTGTTCCCCGCCATGGGGCCGTCGCCGGCGGTGGAACTGGCGGACCTTTAA
- a CDS encoding DUF2946 family protein: protein MSGGVLSRSGWLRGIRARGAGIVRLLLLAFALQLAVPLFNVGGIAALAGEAAFQADLQSSLCHDGKVDAAPDDVPVPSAQTKHCVFCLPMAGDPATAGFAAQPPIPASTEITAAHVADDQVPQAARPAFARSRAPPSTPRTV from the coding sequence ATGAGCGGCGGCGTCTTGAGCCGAAGCGGTTGGTTACGAGGGATACGGGCCCGGGGGGCCGGTATCGTTCGCCTGCTGCTGTTGGCGTTCGCCCTGCAACTGGCCGTGCCGCTGTTCAACGTGGGCGGCATCGCCGCCCTGGCCGGCGAAGCGGCCTTCCAGGCCGACCTGCAATCCTCGCTCTGCCATGACGGCAAGGTCGACGCCGCGCCGGATGATGTTCCGGTTCCTTCGGCACAGACCAAGCACTGCGTCTTCTGCCTGCCCATGGCCGGCGATCCGGCGACGGCGGGCTTCGCCGCGCAGCCCCCCATTCCCGCCTCCACCGAAATCACCGCCGCCCATGTGGCCGATGATCAGGTGCCCCAGGCCGCGCGTCCGGCCTTCGCCCGCTCCCGCGCCCCTCCGTCCACGCCTCGCACCGTCTGA
- a CDS encoding TonB-dependent receptor, whose product MPALISRRAMLCAGTALCSILAMASGPAYSADDATDMPEMTITGTREGRLKSETPAAVTVIGKDVIDDVKPGHPMELMTKVPGAAIMITNGEGHTTGIRQPIGTGQVYLYLEDGIPTRAPGFFNHNALFEVNLPQSGGIEITRGPGSALQGSDAIGAVFNTLSNPPSAGPEVKITAEGGSYGWARVLATASNTYGDTGIRGDVNGTHTDGWRRHTLYDRQSATFRVDQVLGDGVNVRSVLTGSNVDMETGAGARLIKSDYLNNPTENYHSIAWRRVKSMRGSVSFDKDFGSSLLSVTPFVRSNIMDMNPSYSLSSDPSIQLSGHSSLGMQVKYRQDFEPWRTRLIFGSDFDYTKGFRDEERINVTKVGSYFKSYTHGPKIYNYDIDYVQISPYVHAETSPLEHLRLEAGLRLDTVSFDYHNHMNSGAFSTTITGGATKTFYRPNDTTRYFSHLSPSFGATYSIDPMANLFGRYKHSFRTPGEGDLFRSGLNQDSVHLKPVTVNTYEIGVKGPDKGKFTYEIAAFTMLKQNDILSSKAADGTPSQTSNGKTSHKGIELGAAWQVLPEWKIEGNTSYAVHKYRRWVLSTTEAYSGMEIPSAPRVVSNAQLTWTPNFAEGLRLSGEWTHLGAYKMDDANTNTYRGHHLFNLHAAYTVTENFEVFGRMMNIMDERWATQAQFVSSREEFSPGLPRTLYGGATVRF is encoded by the coding sequence ATGCCTGCCCTGATCTCCCGCCGCGCCATGCTGTGCGCAGGCACCGCCCTTTGCTCCATTCTTGCCATGGCGTCCGGCCCGGCCTATTCCGCCGACGACGCCACCGACATGCCGGAAATGACCATCACCGGCACGCGCGAAGGCCGGCTGAAATCCGAAACCCCGGCGGCGGTCACCGTGATCGGCAAGGACGTCATCGATGACGTGAAGCCCGGCCACCCCATGGAGCTGATGACCAAGGTTCCCGGTGCGGCCATCATGATCACCAACGGCGAAGGCCACACCACCGGCATCCGCCAGCCCATCGGCACCGGCCAGGTCTATCTCTACCTGGAAGACGGCATCCCCACCCGCGCCCCGGGCTTCTTCAATCACAACGCCCTGTTCGAGGTGAACCTGCCCCAGTCGGGCGGCATCGAAATCACCCGCGGCCCCGGCTCGGCGCTGCAGGGCTCGGACGCCATCGGCGCAGTGTTCAACACCTTGTCCAACCCGCCCTCCGCCGGCCCCGAGGTCAAGATCACCGCCGAGGGCGGCTCCTACGGCTGGGCGCGTGTGCTGGCCACCGCCAGCAACACCTACGGCGACACAGGCATCCGCGGCGACGTCAACGGCACCCACACCGACGGCTGGCGCCGCCACACCCTCTATGACCGCCAGAGCGCCACCTTCCGCGTCGATCAGGTGCTGGGCGACGGCGTCAACGTCCGCTCGGTGCTGACCGGCTCCAACGTCGACATGGAAACCGGCGCCGGCGCGCGATTGATCAAGTCCGACTACCTGAACAATCCCACCGAAAACTACCACTCCATCGCCTGGCGCCGGGTGAAGTCCATGCGCGGATCGGTGTCGTTCGACAAGGATTTCGGTTCCTCGCTGCTCAGCGTGACGCCCTTCGTCCGCTCCAACATCATGGACATGAACCCGTCCTATTCGCTGTCCAGCGATCCCAGCATCCAGCTGTCGGGCCATTCCTCCCTGGGCATGCAGGTCAAGTACCGCCAGGATTTCGAACCCTGGCGCACCCGGCTGATCTTCGGCTCCGACTTCGACTACACCAAGGGTTTCCGCGACGAGGAACGCATCAACGTCACCAAGGTGGGCAGTTATTTCAAGTCCTACACCCACGGCCCCAAGATCTATAACTACGACATCGATTACGTGCAGATCTCGCCCTATGTCCATGCCGAGACCTCGCCGCTCGAACACCTTCGCCTGGAAGCCGGCCTGCGCCTCGACACCGTCAGCTTCGACTACCACAACCACATGAATTCGGGCGCTTTCTCGACGACGATCACCGGCGGCGCAACCAAGACCTTCTATCGTCCGAACGACACGACGCGCTATTTCAGCCACCTGAGCCCCAGCTTCGGCGCCACCTATTCCATCGACCCCATGGCCAACCTCTTCGGACGCTACAAGCACTCGTTCCGCACCCCGGGCGAAGGCGACCTGTTCCGCTCCGGCCTCAACCAGGACAGCGTCCACCTCAAGCCGGTGACGGTGAACACCTACGAGATCGGCGTGAAGGGACCTGACAAGGGCAAGTTCACCTACGAGATCGCCGCCTTCACCATGCTGAAGCAGAACGACATCCTGTCGTCCAAGGCGGCGGACGGCACGCCCAGCCAGACCAGCAACGGCAAGACCAGCCACAAGGGCATCGAGCTGGGCGCCGCCTGGCAGGTCCTGCCCGAATGGAAGATCGAGGGCAACACCTCGTATGCCGTGCATAAGTACCGCCGCTGGGTTCTGTCGACGACCGAGGCCTATAGCGGCATGGAAATTCCCTCGGCGCCCCGCGTGGTCTCCAACGCGCAGCTGACCTGGACGCCCAACTTCGCCGAAGGCCTGCGGCTCTCGGGCGAATGGACCCATCTGGGGGCCTACAAGATGGATGATGCCAACACCAATACCTATCGCGGCCATCATCTGTTCAACCTGCACGCCGCCTATACGGTGACCGAGAATTTCGAGGTGTTCGGCCGCATGATGAACATCATGGACGAGCGCTGGGCGACGCAGGCTCAGTTCGTCAGCAGCCGCGAGGAGTTCTCGCCGGGCCTGCCCCGTACCCTCTACGGCGGCGCGACTGTGAGGTTCTGA
- a CDS encoding sialidase family protein has protein sequence MSLLRPLVLASLLLFAAPSWAAEHQHQHGGGQDAKRSGCAPENTALACAQVASPAFLADGSLALAWAAGGRVMLARSTDLGASFQPAVAVNGGPEAVDVSGDSRPAVAADSKGRVFVAWSVRKDSAYNGTLFLARSTDGGASFMPPRHVASDPSSQRFTVLRTDARDRLYMAWIDKREGTAAKKAGQAYRGAALAVAWSDDGAETFAFEGIAQSNSCECCRIAFDFDKTGRPLVMWRHVFEPNIRDHALMVFADRDKPGSIRKVAEDNWRVDACPHHGPALAAAADGSVHAAWYTAGTARKGVFYARAAGPDAAFSEPRPLGNPATTVSHPQVLALKGRLWMAWKEFDGETTTVQAQVSDDSGRTWSQPKGLARTTDASDRPILLGNGAQAFLSWMTAAEGWRLVAVE, from the coding sequence ATGTCCCTGCTCCGGCCGCTGGTTCTGGCCAGCCTCCTCCTTTTCGCCGCCCCATCCTGGGCGGCGGAGCACCAGCACCAGCACGGCGGCGGCCAGGACGCGAAACGGTCGGGCTGCGCACCGGAGAACACCGCGCTCGCCTGCGCCCAGGTGGCCAGCCCGGCCTTCCTGGCCGACGGCAGCCTGGCGCTGGCCTGGGCGGCGGGCGGGCGGGTGATGCTCGCCCGCTCCACCGATCTCGGCGCCAGTTTCCAGCCGGCGGTCGCCGTCAACGGCGGGCCCGAGGCCGTGGACGTGTCGGGCGATTCCCGCCCGGCCGTCGCCGCCGATTCCAAGGGCCGCGTCTTCGTCGCCTGGTCGGTGCGCAAGGACTCGGCCTATAACGGCACCTTGTTCCTTGCCCGCTCGACCGATGGCGGCGCCAGCTTCATGCCGCCCCGCCACGTGGCCTCCGATCCGTCCAGCCAACGCTTCACCGTGCTGCGCACCGACGCCCGCGACCGCCTGTACATGGCCTGGATCGACAAGCGGGAGGGCACGGCGGCCAAGAAAGCCGGCCAGGCCTATCGCGGCGCCGCCCTGGCCGTGGCGTGGTCCGACGACGGCGCCGAGACCTTCGCCTTCGAAGGAATCGCCCAGTCCAATTCCTGCGAATGCTGCCGCATCGCCTTTGATTTCGACAAGACCGGGCGACCGCTGGTCATGTGGCGTCACGTCTTCGAGCCCAATATCCGCGACCATGCCCTGATGGTGTTCGCCGACCGCGACAAGCCCGGTTCCATCCGCAAGGTGGCCGAGGACAATTGGCGCGTCGATGCCTGCCCCCATCACGGCCCGGCTTTGGCCGCAGCGGCGGACGGCTCGGTCCATGCCGCCTGGTATACCGCCGGCACTGCGCGCAAGGGGGTGTTCTACGCCCGGGCCGCCGGACCGGACGCGGCCTTCTCCGAGCCGCGCCCCCTGGGCAATCCCGCCACCACCGTCTCGCACCCGCAGGTGCTGGCGCTGAAAGGGCGGCTGTGGATGGCCTGGAAGGAATTCGACGGCGAGACCACCACGGTCCAGGCCCAGGTCTCGGACGATTCCGGCCGCACATGGTCGCAGCCCAAAGGCCTGGCCCGAACGACGGATGCCTCGGACCGTCCGATCCTGTTAGGCAACGGCGCACAGGCCTTCCTGTCCTGGATGACCGCCGCCGAGGGCTGGCGGCTGGTCGCGGTGGAGTAG
- a CDS encoding energy transducer TonB, which yields MYAARRQSSSKRLAGLAGVVALHAAAIYALANGLGHCAVEILKAPLEAKVVAELIKPPEPPKVEPPPPPKAVKPPPPAYVPPPKTRVQAPPPAAITAVTQEAPVAPPPPVVIAPVAAEPPPVKVQPALDQGRPCKPPQYPPAARRAEETGAVVLKFLIDTDGSVMESVVEATSGFERLDEAARQALALCRFKPGTTDGRPERSWARIRYVWKLQ from the coding sequence ATGTACGCGGCGCGGCGCCAATCCTCATCCAAGCGTCTGGCCGGTCTGGCCGGGGTGGTGGCGCTGCACGCCGCCGCCATCTACGCCCTGGCCAACGGGTTGGGGCATTGCGCCGTCGAGATCCTGAAGGCGCCGCTGGAGGCCAAGGTCGTCGCCGAACTGATCAAGCCGCCGGAACCGCCCAAGGTCGAACCGCCGCCGCCGCCCAAGGCGGTGAAGCCGCCGCCGCCCGCCTATGTGCCGCCGCCCAAGACGCGGGTTCAGGCGCCACCGCCCGCCGCCATCACCGCCGTCACCCAGGAGGCCCCCGTGGCACCGCCGCCGCCGGTGGTCATCGCCCCGGTGGCCGCCGAGCCGCCGCCCGTCAAGGTGCAGCCCGCCCTGGACCAGGGCCGGCCGTGCAAGCCGCCGCAATACCCGCCCGCCGCCCGCCGGGCCGAGGAAACCGGGGCGGTGGTGCTGAAATTCCTGATCGACACCGACGGTTCGGTGATGGAAAGCGTCGTCGAAGCCACCAGCGGCTTCGAGCGCCTGGACGAAGCCGCGCGCCAGGCCCTGGCGCTGTGCCGCTTCAAGCCCGGGACAACCGACGGCCGCCCCGAACGCTCGTGGGCCCGCATCCGCTATGTCTGGAAACTGCAATGA
- a CDS encoding MotA/TolQ/ExbB proton channel family protein, whose product MTGNKTMLRIALAAVALLLLADPVLAGHVEDGHAVAKQVVDNPYGLDALWAQGDFVSKGTLIILALMSMASWYILVVKLVEQSRMMRHAKAAAAGFWKAASVADGAKALAEDSPFRFVAASGIEAAQHHEGSLTEKIDLHTWVTMSIQRSVGEIVSDLQGGLAILATVGSTAPFVGLFGTVWGIYHALTAIGIAGQAAIDKVAGPVGEALIMTAFGLAVAVPAVLGYNLLVRRNKLVAEKVRAFAADLHAVLLAGANGNASLRVVR is encoded by the coding sequence ATGACCGGAAACAAGACCATGCTCCGTATCGCCCTTGCCGCCGTGGCCCTCCTGCTGCTGGCCGACCCGGTCCTCGCCGGCCATGTGGAAGACGGGCACGCCGTCGCCAAGCAGGTGGTGGACAATCCTTATGGCCTTGACGCCCTGTGGGCCCAGGGCGACTTCGTCTCCAAGGGCACCCTGATCATCCTGGCCCTGATGTCCATGGCGTCGTGGTACATCCTGGTGGTCAAGCTGGTGGAGCAGTCGCGCATGATGCGCCACGCCAAGGCCGCCGCCGCAGGGTTCTGGAAGGCGGCTTCCGTGGCCGACGGCGCCAAGGCGCTGGCCGAGGACAGCCCCTTCCGCTTCGTAGCCGCCTCCGGCATCGAGGCCGCCCAGCACCACGAAGGCTCGCTGACCGAAAAGATCGACCTGCACACCTGGGTGACCATGTCCATCCAGCGTTCGGTGGGCGAGATCGTCTCCGACCTCCAGGGCGGGCTGGCCATTCTGGCCACCGTGGGCTCCACCGCCCCCTTCGTTGGGCTGTTCGGCACCGTCTGGGGCATCTACCACGCGCTGACCGCCATCGGCATCGCCGGCCAGGCGGCCATCGACAAGGTGGCCGGCCCGGTGGGCGAGGCGCTGATCATGACCGCCTTCGGCCTGGCCGTGGCGGTGCCCGCCGTGCTGGGCTACAACCTGCTGGTCCGCCGCAACAAACTGGTGGCCGAGAAGGTCCGCGCCTTCGCCGCCGACCTGCACGCCGTGCTGCTGGCCGGAGCCAACGGCAACGCCAGCCTTCGGGTGGTGCGCTGA
- a CDS encoding biopolymer transporter ExbD produces MAISFGPAGDDGDEDGVMSSINTTPLVDVMLVLLIIFLITIPVVTHTVPLQLPKEANQPTITQPGNVTIAVDHHGKVWWNEESLAGRPDLAARLDTAAARTPQPEIHIRGDKDAAYEHVGRVLAAAQRAGITKVSFITEPPPR; encoded by the coding sequence ATGGCCATTTCCTTCGGCCCGGCCGGAGACGACGGCGACGAGGACGGCGTGATGTCGTCCATCAACACCACGCCCCTGGTGGACGTGATGCTGGTGCTGCTGATCATCTTCCTCATCACTATTCCGGTGGTGACCCACACCGTGCCGCTGCAACTGCCCAAGGAAGCCAACCAGCCCACCATCACCCAGCCGGGCAACGTCACCATCGCCGTGGACCATCATGGCAAGGTGTGGTGGAACGAGGAGAGCCTTGCCGGCCGCCCCGATCTCGCCGCCCGCCTGGACACCGCCGCCGCAAGGACGCCGCAGCCGGAAATCCACATCAGGGGTGACAAGGATGCCGCCTACGAGCATGTGGGCCGCGTGCTGGCCGCCGCGCAAAGGGCCGGGATCACCAAGGTCAGCTTCATCACCGAACCGCCGCCGCGCTGA
- a CDS encoding biopolymer transporter ExbD, producing MFQDEPDDPDVMIDINTTPLIDVMLVLLIMLIITIPLQTHSVRLDMPQGPPPPATTLPEVVRIDIDAQGRIGWNGELVADRADLETRLRQAATAANPPEVHVRPDKAVAYFHVAGVMASAQHQGVTKLGVVGAEQFLD from the coding sequence ATGTTCCAAGACGAGCCCGACGACCCCGACGTAATGATCGACATCAACACCACGCCCTTGATCGACGTGATGCTGGTGCTCCTGATCATGCTGATCATCACCATTCCGCTGCAGACCCATTCGGTGCGGCTCGACATGCCCCAGGGGCCGCCGCCGCCGGCCACGACCCTGCCCGAGGTGGTGCGCATCGACATCGACGCCCAGGGCCGGATCGGCTGGAACGGCGAATTGGTGGCCGACCGCGCCGACCTGGAAACCCGGCTGCGCCAGGCCGCCACCGCCGCCAATCCGCCGGAGGTCCATGTCCGTCCCGACAAGGCCGTCGCTTATTTCCATGTGGCGGGCGTGATGGCGAGCGCCCAGCACCAGGGCGTCACCAAGCTGGGCGTGGTTGGGGCGGAACAGTTCCTGGATTAG
- a CDS encoding sulfite exporter TauE/SafE family protein, whose protein sequence is MPSIYLPIAEQSVGVFSLLAVGGGIGVLSGVFGVGGGFLLTPLLIMLGIPPAVAVASGANQVLGSSVSGVFAHWRRRNVDVKMALFLLAGGFVGSAIGVWLFALLKRLGQIDLVISLSYVGFLGSVGFLMLVETLLAMRAGAAGRPVGKRHVHHAWHGLPFRTRFPRSGLYISALLPLGVGAFGGLLAALMGVGGGFILVPMMIYILGMPTAVVVGTSLFQMIFVTANVTLLQAMTTHSVDLPLALILLVGGAVGAQFGSRLGAKLGGEKLRLLLALIVLAVCAEMTGTLVLPPEDPFSLD, encoded by the coding sequence GTGCCCAGTATCTACCTGCCCATCGCCGAGCAATCGGTCGGCGTCTTCAGCCTGCTGGCGGTAGGCGGAGGCATCGGTGTGCTGTCCGGGGTCTTCGGGGTGGGGGGAGGCTTTCTGCTGACCCCGCTGCTGATCATGCTGGGCATTCCGCCGGCGGTGGCGGTGGCGTCGGGGGCCAATCAGGTCCTGGGGTCGTCGGTGTCGGGGGTGTTCGCCCATTGGCGGCGGCGCAACGTGGACGTCAAGATGGCGCTGTTCCTGCTGGCCGGCGGTTTCGTCGGCTCGGCCATCGGCGTCTGGCTGTTCGCCCTGCTGAAGCGGTTGGGGCAGATCGATCTGGTGATCAGCCTGTCCTATGTGGGCTTCCTGGGCTCGGTGGGTTTCCTGATGCTGGTCGAGACCCTGCTGGCCATGCGGGCGGGAGCGGCGGGACGTCCCGTCGGCAAGCGTCACGTCCATCATGCGTGGCACGGTCTGCCGTTTCGGACCCGCTTTCCCCGGTCCGGACTTTACATCAGCGCCCTGCTGCCGCTGGGCGTCGGCGCTTTCGGCGGCCTGCTGGCCGCCCTGATGGGGGTGGGGGGCGGCTTCATCCTGGTGCCCATGATGATCTACATCCTGGGCATGCCCACCGCCGTGGTGGTGGGCACCTCGCTGTTCCAGATGATCTTCGTCACCGCCAACGTCACCTTGCTGCAGGCGATGACCACCCATTCGGTGGACCTGCCGCTGGCCCTGATCCTGCTGGTGGGCGGCGCGGTGGGCGCGCAGTTCGGCTCGCGCCTGGGGGCGAAGCTGGGCGGCGAGAAGCTGCGCCTGCTGCTGGCCCTGATCGTTCTGGCGGTGTGCGCCGAGATGACCGGGACCCTGGTCCTGCCGCCCGAGGATCCGTTCTCTCTGGATTAG